The Acidobacteriota bacterium genome contains the following window.
CAATGGCAGTTGCGGAAAGAAGCACCCAGTTTACCTCACCAATGGTAGCATGTCCTAAAAAACCAGAAAATGAGGAGAATATAACGATGAACGAAGTAGTTGCTGATGCCTTCTTCGGGTTGAACCCAAGCCAGATTAGCACTGGAACGATGATGTTTCCCCCACCAACCCCAAGAAGTCCCCCAGTAAAGCCAGCGATTGCCCCTACCGATCCTCCGTAGCTTATCAATCTCCCCTCAGAGATGTTCTCTCGTTCTTCTTTTCCCTTAGGGCGATAGAAGAGCATCATATAGGCGGCGAAGAGGAGAAAGCCGATGAAGAAGATGCGAAGTGTCCTCACTGGAAGGAACTGAGCGGTATAAGCCCCAAGAGGAGAAAGGGCGGTGGCGACTATCAGTATCGGGATGGCTGTTTTGAACACCACCA
Protein-coding sequences here:
- a CDS encoding sulfite exporter TauE/SafE family protein, whose amino-acid sequence is MVTTLAALVTFIFTVALTIAGVGAAFILIPTFDALGIPLREAMSTALLLNSIAMVFASARYARKGLVVFKTAIPILIVATALSPLGAYTAQFLPVRTLRIFFIGFLLFAAYMMLFYRPKGKEERENISEGRLISYGGSVGAIAGFTGGLLGVGGGNIIVPVLIWLGFNPKKASATTSFIVIFSSFSGFLGHATIGEVNWVLLSATAIGSIGGAILGSYFMTEKLNRSQVKMIIGIILLGIAGKMLYGLI